Proteins encoded together in one Procambarus clarkii isolate CNS0578487 chromosome 11, FALCON_Pclarkii_2.0, whole genome shotgun sequence window:
- the LOC138363615 gene encoding uncharacterized protein: MTEMDDQIAWEAQHCDQPSPNCDQPSPNCDQPSPNCDQPSPNCDQPSPNCDQPSPNCDQPSPNCDQPSPNCDQPSPNCDLPSPNYDQPSPNCGLPSPNCDLPSPNYDQPSPNCGLSCPNCGLPSPNCDQPSPNCDQPSPNCGLPSPNCDQRSPNCSQPFPNCDQPSPNCDQPSPNCGLQSPNCDQHSPNCDQPFPNLDKLSPNCDLSSPNCDQSSPNCDRPLPTVTCSLPTVTNTLPTVTNTLPTVTCPLPTVTCPLPTVTSPLPTVTSPLPTVASPLPTVTCPLLTVTSPLPTVTTPLPAVTCPLPTVTCPLPTVISPHPTVTSPFPTVTSPLPTVTSPLPTVNSPEPEPTRLGPSSNCDQPSPNCDQPSPNCEKPSPNCGGPSPNCDQPSPNCDQPPPSCDLSSPNCNQPSPNCDQPSPNCDQPSPNCHQPSPSCDLSSPNCDQPSPNCCLPSPNCGLSSPNCDQPFLSCDQPFPNCDQYSPNCDQPSLSCDQYSPNCDLSSPNCDQPSLSCDQPFPNCDQYSPNCDLSSPNCDHPSPYCDLSSPNCDQPSPNCDQLTPNCEQPSPNCDQLTPNCEQPRAGVNPVGSRSAERTARWT; the protein is encoded by the exons ATGACAGAGATGGATGATCAGATTGC GTGGGAGGCCCAACACTGTGACCAGCCCTCACCCAACTGTGACCAGCCCTCTCCCAACTGTGACCAGCCCTCTCCCAACTGTGACCAGCCCTCTCCCAACTGTGACCAGCCCTCTCCCAACTGTGACCAGCCCTCTCCCAACTGTGACCAGCCCTCTCCCAACTGTGACCAGCCCTCACCCAACTGTGACCAGCCCTCTCCCAACTGTGACCTACCCTCTCCCAACTATGACCAGCCCTCTCCCAACTGTGGCCTGCCATCTCCCAACTGTGACCTACCCTCTCCCAACTATGACCAGCCCTCTCCCAACTGTGGCCTGTCCTGTCCCAATTGTGGCCTACCCTCTCCCAACTGTGACCAACCCTCTCCCAACTGTGACCAGCCCTCTCCCAACTGTGGCCTGCCATCTCCCAACTGTGACCAGCGCTCTCCCAACTGTAGCCAGCCCTTTCCCAACTGTGACCAGCCCTCTCCCAACTGTGACCAGCCTTCTCCCAACTGTGGTCTACAGTCTCCCAACTGTGACCAGCACTCTCCCAACTGTGACCAGCCCTTTCCCAACTTGGACAAGCTCTCCCCCAACTGtgacctgtcctctcccaactgTGACCAATCCTCTCCCAACTGTGACCGCCCTCTCCCAACTGTGACCTGTTCCCTCCCAACTGTGACCAACACTCTCCCAACTGTGACCAACACTCTCCCAACTGtgacctgtcctctcccaactgtgacctgtcctctcccaactgTGACCAGCCCTCTCCCAACTGTGACCAGCCCTCTCCCAACTGTAGCCAGCCCTCTCCCAACTGTGACCTGTCCTCTCCTAACTGTGACCAGCCCTCTCCCAACTGTGACCACCCCTCTCCCAGCTGTGACGTGTCCTCTCCCAACTGTGACCTGCCCTCTCCCAACTGTGATAAGCCCTCATCCAACTGTGACAAGCCCTTTCCCCACTGTGACCAGCCCTCTCCCAACTGTGACCAGCCCTCTCCCAACTGTGAACAGCCCAGAGCCGGAGCCAACCCGGTTGGGa CCCTCTTCCAACTGTGACCAGCCCTCTCCCAACTGTGACCAGCCCTCTCCCAACTGTGAAAAGCCCTCTCCCAACTGTGGCGGGCCCTCTCCCAACTGTGATCAGCCCTCTCCCAACTGTGACCAGCCCCCTCCCAGCTGTGACCTCTCCTCTCCCAACTGTAACCAGCCCTCTCCCAACTGTGACCAGCCCTCTCCCAATTGTGACCAGCCCTCTCCCAACTGTCACCAACCCTCTCCCAGCTGtgacctgtcctctcccaactgTGACCAGCCCTCTCCCAACTGTTGCCTGCCCTCTCCCAACTGTGGCCTGTCCTCTCCCAACTGTGACCAGCCCTTTCTCAGCTGTGACCAGCCCTTTCCCAACTGTGACCAGTACTCTCCCAACTGCGACCAGCCCTCTCTCAGCTGTGACCAGTACTCTCCCAACTGtgacctgtcctctcccaactgTGACCAGCCCTCTCTCAGCTGTGACCAGCCCTTTCCCAACTGTGACCAGTACTCTCCCAACTGtgacctgtcctctcccaactgTGACCATCCCTCTCCCTACTGtgacctgtcctctcccaactgTGACCAACCCTCTCCCAACTGTGACCAGCTCACTCCCAACTGTGAACAGCCCTCTCCCAACTGTGACCAGCTCACTCCCAACTGTGAACAGCCCAGAGCCGGAGTCAACCCGgttgggagtcggtcggccgagcggacagcacgctggacttga